CCGGGGCGACTCGGGGGTGGCTCGCATCATGACGTGGCTCGCAGAGGGGTGGTGGAACCCAAGCGGGGCGGAACTGTAGGGAGATGTGCGGGTCTTGGCAACGGCTGGTGTGAGATCGCGAAGCAAGTTACGCACCGCGGCACTATGCAAAAGCTGCGGAGGGCTGCACCTGCGAGGTCGCGATCTCGTCGTGATCGGCGCTGTTGCGGCGGGAGGACCACGAGCTCCCAACCGGGACCCTCAGCGCAAAAATACCGCGAAAAAACTAAGCACAGATCCAGAAACAAGCGTCGGCCGTAGATAACTGGGAACGCTTCGTGCAGTTCAGGAGTTGACCCACAGCATGACAGGAAACGCACCCAGAACCCCGGTTCCCGACGCTCCCTTCGCGGATGCGGAGATCGCGGATGAGCGGTCGACGGTGCGGGCCCGTGTCCCCTCCCAGCCCCGCCTGGACGCACCGCAGCGCCTCGAGATCTTGGTCCGCCGCGCGAAGCTCTTCCTGGAGCAACTGCCCAAAGAGGACCCCCGCGCGCGCTTGCTGGGCATTGCAGTGATGCGCCGCGACGAGACGCTACTCGAGCGCTTGCTGGACGCAGCCAGCTCGGCAGCATCGCCCAGCACTCGTCCTGAGCGCTGATTGAGCTCCGACCGAGTGCGGATCGTCGCCCGGTAGTCGACTTCGGGCTACCATCAAAGCATGAAGGTGGTGCGGGTTCTGTTGGGTGCGTTCGCGATGGGCTCGCTCCTCGCGTTCGTGGGTTGTGCTGCCGAGGGCGACTCCGCACCAGGTCCGAACAGCGGGGGTTCGGGAGGCGGCGGAAGCTGCGTGCCGCCCGAGACTGACTGCAGCGGCACTTGCATCGATGTGCTGTCAGACCCGAACAACTGCGGAAGCTGCGGCAAAGCCTGCCCATCGGGCCAACTTTGCTCGATTGGCGTCTGCTCGGACACGTGCGCGGGGAACACGCTGCAATGCGCCGGGCAATGCGTGGACACGCAAACCAACGCCCAACATTGCGGCGGCTGCAACCAGGCGTGTACGGGCGGCCAGGTGTGCGCGGCTGGAACCTGTCAGGCCACGTGCCAGTCGGGAGAGACGAACTGCAGCGGCACCTGCGTGGATCTACAGCAGGATCCAGGCAATTGCGGCGGCTGCGGCAAGATCTGCGGCACGGCCGAAGTCTGCGATCAGGGCCAATGCTCCGTGAGTTGCACCGGCGGACTCACGGCCTGCAACAACCAGTGCGTCGACACTCAGGTCGATCCCACGCATTGCGGTGGCTGCAACAGCCCGTGCTCCGCGGGCATTGGCGAGGTGTGTTCGCTAGGGGCATGCACGCTGCAATGTCTGGGCGGCACCAGCAATTGCAGCGGCAAGTGCGTCGACACCTCGATCGACCCGGCCAACTGCGGCAGTTGCGGCAAGGGATGCCAGCCTGGGGAGGTGTGCTCGGCAGGCGCGTGCGCGCTGTCTTGCTCTGGCGGCACTACCAACTGCAACAACAAGTGTGTCGACACCCAACTCGATCCCTACCACTGCGGCGGTTGTGGCAAGGCCTGCCCACCCGGCGAGACTTGCTCCGGCGGGGCATGCACGCTGGTCTGCGGCGGCGGCCTGACGAAATGCGGGAACAAGTGCGTCGATACCAACTCTGACCTCGTGCACTGTGGCGGCTGCAACAAACCCTGCAGCGCCGGGCAGCAGTGCTTGGGCGGCAGTTGCCAGCTGGTGTGCGGCGGCGGAACCACGAAGTGCAACAACACTTGCGTGAACACCGACTCGGACCCCAACAACTGCGGCGGCTGCAACAAGGTCTGCAGTGCCGGGCAGTCGTGCATCGGTGGCGGCTGCACCCTGGTGTGCGGAGGTGGCACCACCAACTGCAACAATTCCTGCGTCGACACCAAGACGAACCCCAGCCACTGCGGCGGCTGCAACAAGCCGTGTTCAGCGGGCTACAGCTGCCAAGCGGGCGTCTGCACCCTCGTCTGCGCGGGCGGGACCACCAACTGCGGCGGGCAGTGCGTCAACCTCACCAACGACCCCAACCACTGCGGCACCTGCACGACCGTGTGCAACGCGAACCAGGCCTGTCAGGCCAGCAAGTGCGTCAACACCTGCAATCCAACCACCAATCTGGCGCCAAGCGCCACGGGCACTACGAGTGGTGGTGGCACGGGGACGTACGGGGGAGCGCGGATGAACGACGGATTCGACGAGTCCCAATGTGCAGCAAGTCAATACTGCTGGATCAGTGCCACCAGCACACCCTCCACCTCCTGGGCGCAGTACACATGGTCCGCGGCGACCAAGGTCGGACGCATCAAAGTCGACACTGCCACGGACACGCAAACCGCGACGTGTGCCGTCGGCAGCTGCAGCCGCAACCTGGAGGGCGCAACGGTTCAGTATCTGAGCGGGAGCACGTGGGTGACGGCTGGAACGGTGACCGGCAAGACGGGCGACTGGGAGTTCACCTTCCCGACCGCGGTCACGACAACGGCAATCCGACTCTATGCCCTCCACGCCGGTCAGGCAGCCGGCTGCAGTTTCAATCAGAATCCCGTGATTTTCGAGTGGTTCGTCTACGAGTGTTGAGCCTTCGCCGCGGCTGATCGTGGCGCCATCCCTTGCCGCGAAGGCGCCCCACGCCTAGCGCAAGGGCATGGAGATCGATTCCCAGCACGACAAGGTCGTCGCCATCACTGGTGCCTCGTCGGGTATTGGCCGCGTGACCGCCCTGGAGTTGGCTCGTGCCGGCGCGCGCGTGCTGCTCTTGAACCGCAGTCGCGAACGGACGCAGCCCGTGCTCGACGCCATTGCAGCAGAAGTCGGCGAGGGACGTGCGGAAATGGTGCCCCTGGATTTGGGGTCCTTGGACTCCGTGCGCGAGGCCGCGCGCACGCTGCTCGCGCGCGACGAGCCCTTGCACGTGTTGATCAACAATGCGGGACTGGCGGGACAGCGCGGCGAGACCAAGGACGGTTTCGAGCTGGCCTTCGGAACGAACCACCTCGGGCACTTTCTGCTGACGCAGCTCTTGCTCGAGCGACTGAAGCAATCCGCGCCCGCACGCGTGGTCACTGTCGCGAGCCGCGCACACCTGCGCGTGAAGGGCATCGACTTCGACGCGGTGCGCGGCCGGACCCGTAGCGTCAGTGGCTACCCTGAGTACTCCGTGTCGAAGCTCGCCAACGTGCTGTTCTCAGCGGAGCTGGGGCGCCGCATGGCAGGCACGGGCGTCCGCAGCTACAGCTTGCATCCAGGGGTGGTCGCCTCGGACATCTGGCGCCGTATCCCGGGCTTCGCACGCCCTCTGGTCAAGCTGTTCATGATCAGCAACGAGGAGGGCGCACGCACGAGCCTGTACTGCGCCACGGCTCCCGAGTTGGCGGACCAGACGAGTCACTACTACGACGAATGCAAAGAGCAGAAGCCCAGTCGCGCCGCCCGCGACGAGGCCCTGGCCCGCGAGCTGTGGGAACGAAGCGAGGGTTGGACGCAAGGTTGAGGCAACGCTTGCGGCACGGCGCGGCAAGCCGCGTCACTCGGCGGAGCGGGCGCAACGGAACGCGCTGTCGCCGCCGTTGATGACGCCGCGGCGCATGGGGTTCAATTCGTCCAAGGGAGTGTCACTGTTGCCTCCGCGGCGAACGGTGGTTGGGATGTTGCCGATCCAGCCATCACACGTGCCCCACCCGTTGGGACAGTCTGGCAACCGAAGCGGAACGGCCGTGTAGTCCTCAGCGTAGGCTTCGGGGTTCGCCGCCAGCATCTCGCCAAGTCCGCCGACCAAGTCAAACACCCCCTCTGGAGATGAAGAAAAGGTGCCAACCAGGGAGAGCTCTGGCAGGGCACCGTTCCGCAGGGCATTCGGGTTACCACAATGCTCGTAGTCGAGGTTGCCGTCGCTGCAACGCGGCGGCCGATCCCCCCAGGGGAACTTGCGGGTCCCTCCAGCAGTGACGATGTACTCCCACTCGACCTCGGTCAGCCAACGCTTGCCGCGCTTGATGCAGGAATTCTCGATTCCCTCCACGGGATCTAGCCCGCCTAGGAACCCGAACTGGCCACCAACCGGAGCGTATCGCTCCCGCGCACAGCTGAGGTCGAGCGACGGACAATGCTCGTCCGCGGGATTGGGATGCAAGACTGCCGAAAGCACGGTCGCGTCCACCCAGAATGGCTTCACCGTGACCGTCCGAGGTTGGTCGGCTAGGGGACAGTCCGTGAGATCCGGAGGTACGTCCAGGGCGCCTGCGTGGTCGCAATAGCCCGCCCCCAGAGTGAACGTGCCGCCGGGGAAGAAGACTTCCTTGACAGTACATACGCCATCTACTTTTTCGTGGCTCGGCGGGCAGCCCGTCTTGGGGTATTCTGGGATGAGGCGATCCTCATCGGTCGTGCCACCGCAAGCGACCGCAGCCAGCAGCCACGGAACTGCAAAGCGCGAACGAACAGGAAGAGACCTCATGGGCGACGCCTGCGTCCGAGTAGTACCACCCCAATTGCCGCCAACAGCCCGGCGGGCAGCCACGGTCTGGTCGGCGCGCGCTCCCCGGCCGCGCGGCAAGTGCACCCGTTTCCTGGCACATCGATCTCGACGTAGGCCGGAGTGTTTCCACCTGCGCTCACGACGCAGTTGGGCGCGTCATCCGGGCCCGAGGCGGAGGCCAGACACTGCCGTAGGCGATAGTAGACGCGTCCCGAACCCTGCTGCGCTGAGTTCACGGCCGCCGCCCACGCGACGCTCGACGGCTGGCGAATGGCAAACCCCTGGGGCGCGCAGTTCGTGCGATTGGTGGGGTCAATCAGGATCTGTTGGCGCTGCTGGCTGGCGAAGCTCGGCGTTGCGCTCAATTCCAAGTACACCGCTTTCTGCCCCCCGCTGCTCTGATAGCTGGTCCCCCACGGCGCGAATAGCTCGAAGCTCGGCGTACTCCCACCCGACCACTTCAAGGGACCTGATGCAGTCAGCGTGACGAGACTGATCTGCCGCGCTCGCTCGTCGGTGCAAGAGACCGTCTCGCAGACGAGGTCCGGGCGTTGGTCGAGGGTGCTCAGGGTCGTGCCAGTCATCAGGTGCGCGAGCGGGGGAAACACCCCCTTCTCTGCGAAGGCCGCTCGGGCCGTGTGCACGTAGCGACGCGCTGCCTCCGCGGGTTGCGAATTCAGATAGGCCAGCATTCCATCCAGGTAGATCAGCTCGTTATCCGTCACTCGCTTGAGCTTGCGCTCCCCGCGAAGCAGGTGCTGAACGTAGAACGCGGGGCCAAGCCCAGCTTGGCGGAAGCGCTCCTTGTAGAGCCAGATTGCGCCGCCGATCACGAGCTGTCGCACGCCGTATTCGTACTGCTGGCCAGGCCGGTCGCAGTTATCGGGATCCGTCTTCTCCCAGAAGCCGAAAGCCTCGTTGTTGCACAGAGCGCGGGTCCCCGAGTTGCCGAGAACGCTGCGCCCGCTCGTGTAGCTCTGACGGTTGTTGCAGGCGGCGGTCAGCGCCGACAGGGATTGGTTCGCTGAAACCAGGGTGCCGACCACGCCCTGCCCGAGCGCCACGCTGGCGAAGCCGTCCGCCGTGCCCTCGAGCACGAAGATCCGGCGACATTCGCCAGCGGCTGTGCATTTGTCAGCACCGGGATCTGGTGGAAACGGGAATAGATCCTTGTCCGTGACGAGCTTCTCCCAGCCGGCCAGGTCGACAAAGGACTCCTGCACGTGGTGGTGATACTCGTGAGCGAAGATGTCGCCGGCACTGGGACCGTCGTACTGCACGACGTCGTCACTGGGGTTGTCGAAGGCGCCGATCTTGATCAGATGCCGGCCACCGCGAAACCGAAAGCCGTCGTCCAAGTTGTCGAGGCTCGGGTTCCAGTGCACGGTGATCTCGGTGCGCAGACGGTCTTGCCCGTTGACCTCGAGCGCCGGCTCGAACAGGTGATAGAAGCGCTGCAGCTTGGCCATGT
The nucleotide sequence above comes from Polyangiaceae bacterium. Encoded proteins:
- a CDS encoding MXAN_6577-like cysteine-rich protein, with the translated sequence MKVVRVLLGAFAMGSLLAFVGCAAEGDSAPGPNSGGSGGGGSCVPPETDCSGTCIDVLSDPNNCGSCGKACPSGQLCSIGVCSDTCAGNTLQCAGQCVDTQTNAQHCGGCNQACTGGQVCAAGTCQATCQSGETNCSGTCVDLQQDPGNCGGCGKICGTAEVCDQGQCSVSCTGGLTACNNQCVDTQVDPTHCGGCNSPCSAGIGEVCSLGACTLQCLGGTSNCSGKCVDTSIDPANCGSCGKGCQPGEVCSAGACALSCSGGTTNCNNKCVDTQLDPYHCGGCGKACPPGETCSGGACTLVCGGGLTKCGNKCVDTNSDLVHCGGCNKPCSAGQQCLGGSCQLVCGGGTTKCNNTCVNTDSDPNNCGGCNKVCSAGQSCIGGGCTLVCGGGTTNCNNSCVDTKTNPSHCGGCNKPCSAGYSCQAGVCTLVCAGGTTNCGGQCVNLTNDPNHCGTCTTVCNANQACQASKCVNTCNPTTNLAPSATGTTSGGGTGTYGGARMNDGFDESQCAASQYCWISATSTPSTSWAQYTWSAATKVGRIKVDTATDTQTATCAVGSCSRNLEGATVQYLSGSTWVTAGTVTGKTGDWEFTFPTAVTTTAIRLYALHAGQAAGCSFNQNPVIFEWFVYEC
- a CDS encoding SUMF1/EgtB/PvdO family nonheme iron enzyme — its product is MRSLPVRSRFAVPWLLAAVACGGTTDEDRLIPEYPKTGCPPSHEKVDGVCTVKEVFFPGGTFTLGAGYCDHAGALDVPPDLTDCPLADQPRTVTVKPFWVDATVLSAVLHPNPADEHCPSLDLSCARERYAPVGGQFGFLGGLDPVEGIENSCIKRGKRWLTEVEWEYIVTAGGTRKFPWGDRPPRCSDGNLDYEHCGNPNALRNGALPELSLVGTFSSSPEGVFDLVGGLGEMLAANPEAYAEDYTAVPLRLPDCPNGWGTCDGWIGNIPTTVRRGGNSDTPLDELNPMRRGVINGGDSAFRCARSAE
- a CDS encoding SDR family oxidoreductase, with the protein product MEIDSQHDKVVAITGASSGIGRVTALELARAGARVLLLNRSRERTQPVLDAIAAEVGEGRAEMVPLDLGSLDSVREAARTLLARDEPLHVLINNAGLAGQRGETKDGFELAFGTNHLGHFLLTQLLLERLKQSAPARVVTVASRAHLRVKGIDFDAVRGRTRSVSGYPEYSVSKLANVLFSAELGRRMAGTGVRSYSLHPGVVASDIWRRIPGFARPLVKLFMISNEEGARTSLYCATAPELADQTSHYYDECKEQKPSRAARDEALARELWERSEGWTQG